One stretch of Alcaligenes aquatilis DNA includes these proteins:
- a CDS encoding DUF2169 family type VI secretion system accessory protein has product MDIDKPDDVLLMQAYHAQAGQARWVVTLGYVWQAGGCLPEAQAWPWLLAHFPDEAFDAGLKKTRGSYGVAGQAWAPPGQHTTAMAVQVQLGHLQKTLHVHGTRRWQHTLAGWRASAAEPFQSLPLTLRQAYGGAGYNENPYGCGWLKDPEQAQGVLLPHTEHPDTPVLSPADRWGPAILTRLPAGAGSRMRWVGTVDERWEKERFPWLPDDTDPRLFDAFPQDQVRDGYWQGTESWRVQGMHPQRPEVSGRLPGLRPRLLLRRKGSERIEEAVLDLDTVWLFPQDERVLMLYRASIPVQRADAADVAAAAVFTEYAHEPAGSLPDLQARWTALHAAAGAQGMAHETPQDKEMEPLSDLPQMADASQADPQILAQLQDSLEQGRAQGNAWIADMEERLAPYSPVSLPRIAPLAALVLSEKAEDSDPLQSIEHALQQGQDQLLAQVKDVATRLELDEKPLLALAQLPRAPSTSGPVDMLAEIQAAKAGWADVPPSAFDALEEQGTSLHAELAEMDQRLDSLAAELAVLQAGLAAQGAPQQFIDTLEQFHAHRQAGHSLRGCHLMGLDLRGVELDGADLSGAVLEACILAGKRIDALNLTGARLQNCDLQGVVLSAARLAAGQWENCSLEGGGFAQAQAERLGMTSCRLAGSNWHAAQLDGADLSQCTLDRACFSQAVLRGATFSGAQGHDVDWVGAQMADVRLDSGCILREADMRSADMRGASLQDSDLRGSRFDQADLSDAFLQICDLRAATGWQVQAARSIFKEVNWTGARWPGANFLDAAFDYALIDQTDWRGANLYGAQLGSATVRSVDLEGALLGHLPDWARHTQGGKSR; this is encoded by the coding sequence ATGGATATCGACAAACCCGATGATGTGCTGCTGATGCAGGCCTACCATGCCCAGGCAGGGCAAGCGCGCTGGGTGGTGACCTTGGGCTATGTCTGGCAAGCGGGCGGATGCCTGCCCGAAGCCCAGGCCTGGCCGTGGTTGCTGGCGCATTTTCCGGATGAGGCCTTTGATGCGGGTTTGAAAAAGACACGGGGCAGTTATGGCGTAGCGGGACAGGCCTGGGCGCCCCCTGGGCAGCACACGACGGCCATGGCGGTCCAGGTCCAATTGGGCCACTTGCAAAAAACCCTCCATGTGCATGGCACGCGTCGCTGGCAACACACGCTGGCAGGTTGGCGTGCCAGTGCTGCCGAGCCGTTTCAGTCGCTGCCCTTGACCTTGCGCCAGGCGTATGGTGGCGCAGGCTACAACGAAAACCCATACGGTTGCGGGTGGTTGAAAGACCCGGAGCAGGCGCAGGGTGTCTTGCTGCCTCATACCGAACATCCGGATACGCCGGTGCTTTCGCCGGCTGACCGATGGGGGCCGGCGATATTGACGCGTCTGCCCGCTGGCGCTGGCTCACGCATGCGTTGGGTGGGGACGGTGGATGAACGCTGGGAGAAAGAGCGCTTTCCCTGGCTGCCTGATGATACTGATCCGCGATTGTTCGATGCTTTTCCTCAGGATCAGGTACGGGATGGTTACTGGCAAGGCACGGAGTCCTGGCGTGTGCAGGGGATGCATCCGCAACGACCGGAAGTGTCGGGCCGCCTGCCAGGCCTGCGCCCCCGTTTGCTGCTGCGCAGAAAAGGGAGTGAACGGATTGAGGAGGCGGTCCTTGATCTGGATACGGTGTGGCTGTTTCCTCAAGATGAACGTGTCCTGATGCTGTATCGGGCCAGCATCCCGGTCCAGCGTGCCGATGCGGCCGATGTTGCCGCTGCGGCAGTCTTTACCGAGTACGCGCACGAGCCGGCTGGCAGCCTGCCTGATCTGCAGGCACGTTGGACAGCGCTGCATGCAGCCGCTGGTGCGCAGGGTATGGCGCACGAAACACCGCAGGACAAAGAGATGGAGCCGTTGAGCGACCTGCCGCAGATGGCCGACGCGTCGCAGGCGGACCCGCAGATCCTGGCCCAGTTGCAGGACAGCCTGGAGCAAGGTCGAGCGCAGGGCAATGCCTGGATTGCGGATATGGAAGAACGTCTGGCTCCGTATAGCCCGGTTTCCTTGCCGCGCATTGCGCCTTTGGCCGCTCTGGTTCTGAGCGAAAAGGCCGAGGATAGCGATCCGCTGCAAAGCATCGAACATGCCTTGCAACAGGGACAGGACCAGTTGCTGGCGCAGGTCAAGGACGTGGCCACGCGTCTGGAGCTGGATGAAAAGCCCTTGCTGGCGCTGGCGCAATTACCTCGCGCCCCCTCGACCTCCGGACCGGTGGACATGCTGGCCGAGATACAGGCTGCCAAGGCCGGTTGGGCCGATGTGCCGCCTTCCGCCTTTGATGCCTTGGAGGAGCAAGGGACCAGCCTGCACGCTGAGTTGGCCGAAATGGATCAGCGTCTGGACAGTCTGGCTGCCGAGCTGGCCGTGTTGCAGGCTGGGTTGGCTGCTCAAGGAGCACCGCAGCAGTTTATCGACACGCTGGAGCAATTTCATGCCCACCGACAGGCGGGCCATAGCCTGCGCGGGTGTCATCTGATGGGGCTGGATCTGCGGGGTGTGGAGCTCGACGGGGCCGATCTGAGCGGCGCCGTGTTGGAAGCATGCATTCTGGCGGGCAAAAGGATCGATGCATTGAATCTGACCGGTGCTCGTTTACAGAACTGTGATTTGCAGGGCGTTGTTCTGAGCGCGGCCCGACTGGCTGCTGGGCAATGGGAAAACTGTTCGCTGGAAGGTGGCGGCTTTGCCCAGGCACAGGCCGAGCGCCTGGGAATGACGAGTTGCCGTCTGGCAGGCAGTAATTGGCATGCCGCACAGTTGGATGGCGCTGATCTGTCGCAATGCACGCTGGATCGGGCGTGTTTCTCGCAAGCGGTATTACGGGGCGCCACTTTTTCCGGCGCGCAGGGCCACGATGTGGACTGGGTGGGCGCGCAGATGGCCGATGTGCGCTTGGACAGTGGCTGCATCTTGCGTGAGGCCGATATGCGGTCTGCCGATATGCGGGGGGCCAGTTTGCAGGACAGTGACTTGCGCGGCAGCCGCTTCGACCAGGCTGATCTGAGCGATGCTTTTTTACAGATCTGCGATTTACGCGCTGCGACGGGCTGGCAGGTGCAAGCTGCACGAAGCATTTTCAAAGAAGTGAATTGGACAGGAGCGCGCTGGCCCGGCGCCAATTTTCTGGATGCGGCGTTTGATTACGCCTTGATTGACCAAACCGATTGGCGTGGAGCCAATCTGTATGGAGCGCAACTGGGCAGTGCCACAGTGCGTAGCGTGGACTTGGAAGGGGCGCTGCTAGGCCATTTGCCTGACTGGGCCCGACACACACAAGGAGGTAAATCACGATGA
- the tssI gene encoding type VI secretion system tip protein TssI/VgrG — MLNDYDTEQALASFRCGLADPDLFLVTRWSGEEAVSRPYRFEIELASARDDIDLEELLGARATLSVLDAQERWLPWHGIITELRQTHRDDGFAHYRAVLEPQMALLRMFRLSRVYMEADAQAGGKPDLGTIIRMVLAQCGLSRQGEPAQDAGAQYCLRLSSDLLMATRTAFICQFEESSLDFLSRRLEHEGVYYWFEQGADHEILVFGHERTDQPRQAVPLYWRPAGALSGEQNRIGVSRFDHALSVSPRSVVLRDFSVSQPSLNLTMKAAIDPQGQPPQDRFDGVGSVEIYGAHFSKQDDGERMASLRAEEIACQRSRFQGVALAPGVRAGYPVQLHEHFRHDFNQRYFVIALRHEGRQPLPRQSGAAGHEQVFYQASLTVLPEVRQFRPARVTPKPRVVGFLSAIVVAEGQGEYAQINEHGCYRIRFLFAPVDANRPDGGNSAWVRMATPYAGSQHGMNFPLLKGTEVLVSFLGGDPDRPVIVSAIPNEENPSIRNQDTATQPGLRTAGQNALEFEDRLGAQHTRLSSPTLGSTFHLGADPASPHRSGVRLSTQGHMGLLGRSFIQQVPGVYHLEVGNKGNVDTDPEPRERLKQAQNQAMADFLEEEASLPTATAPVQMKALEAKRALLAQMLAQLQKNAQATAGGQPDLDGALKQLQALLAKLDSALDRLEQGKSVSEEPKKEGEAAGEDTGDKKDTTEAKKEKTSSEKFKELMDEINQSAKKVKEGTDGWVDLSYLKAPEKVLDISLLNVNPIKISTSLGAEVSASASLKSSITVGYSVGIKYSGSKELDLRDYTKVELSDQSRITKGDEKKIILGAEKRVVRSQSTKVVDMEGTYGKQSITVANAYSLTSRTIKYVVGTGGIDTLVAGNATVTGAPTSLLSWEVLISKIKISKAQVVIKAGNAGVILESMSMTGQLKVKDTVVYMKAPMIDVAGQNVRINGTASVNIKANGIVKLN, encoded by the coding sequence ATGCTCAATGACTACGATACCGAACAGGCCTTGGCCAGCTTCCGTTGTGGCCTGGCCGATCCTGACCTTTTTCTGGTGACGCGCTGGTCCGGCGAGGAGGCCGTGTCGCGGCCTTATCGTTTCGAGATCGAGCTGGCCTCCGCACGCGACGATATCGATCTGGAAGAACTGCTGGGAGCGCGTGCTACCTTGAGCGTGCTTGATGCGCAGGAGCGTTGGCTGCCCTGGCACGGCATTATTACCGAATTGCGGCAGACGCATCGTGATGATGGCTTTGCCCATTATCGAGCCGTGCTTGAGCCGCAAATGGCGCTGCTGCGCATGTTTCGCCTGTCGCGGGTCTATATGGAAGCCGATGCACAGGCAGGCGGTAAACCTGATCTGGGCACCATCATTCGCATGGTACTGGCGCAGTGCGGCCTGAGCCGGCAAGGCGAGCCAGCCCAGGATGCCGGCGCGCAGTATTGCCTGCGTTTGTCCTCCGACCTGTTGATGGCGACGCGCACTGCGTTTATTTGTCAGTTCGAGGAGAGCAGCCTGGACTTTCTCTCGCGGCGACTGGAGCACGAGGGCGTCTACTACTGGTTCGAACAGGGCGCAGACCATGAAATTCTGGTGTTTGGTCATGAGCGCACGGACCAGCCTCGGCAGGCTGTCCCCCTGTATTGGCGACCGGCCGGTGCCTTGAGCGGTGAACAGAATCGGATTGGGGTTTCGCGTTTCGATCATGCGCTGAGTGTGTCGCCGCGCTCGGTGGTGCTGCGGGATTTCTCGGTTAGCCAGCCTTCATTGAATCTGACCATGAAAGCGGCTATCGACCCGCAGGGGCAGCCGCCACAAGACAGGTTCGATGGCGTGGGAAGTGTGGAGATCTATGGGGCCCACTTCAGCAAGCAGGACGATGGCGAGCGCATGGCGAGCTTGCGTGCCGAAGAAATTGCCTGCCAGCGTAGTCGTTTTCAGGGTGTGGCTTTGGCGCCGGGAGTACGGGCCGGTTATCCCGTGCAGTTGCATGAGCATTTCCGCCACGATTTCAACCAGCGCTACTTTGTGATTGCGCTGCGCCACGAGGGGCGCCAGCCCTTGCCGCGCCAAAGTGGTGCGGCGGGGCATGAGCAGGTTTTTTATCAGGCTTCCTTGACGGTGCTGCCCGAGGTGCGTCAATTTCGCCCGGCGCGCGTCACTCCCAAGCCCCGTGTGGTTGGCTTCTTGAGCGCGATAGTCGTGGCCGAAGGCCAGGGCGAATATGCCCAGATCAACGAGCACGGTTGTTACCGCATACGCTTTTTGTTTGCCCCTGTCGATGCGAATCGCCCCGATGGTGGCAACTCCGCCTGGGTGCGCATGGCCACGCCGTATGCGGGCAGCCAGCATGGCATGAATTTTCCTTTGCTCAAGGGAACGGAGGTGCTGGTGTCGTTTCTGGGCGGCGACCCGGACCGGCCGGTGATTGTTTCGGCCATTCCAAACGAAGAAAATCCTAGCATTCGCAATCAGGATACGGCGACTCAGCCGGGCTTGCGCACGGCCGGTCAGAATGCTCTGGAGTTCGAGGACAGACTGGGCGCCCAGCATACGCGTTTGTCCTCGCCTACGCTGGGGAGCACTTTCCATCTGGGCGCGGACCCGGCCAGCCCCCATCGCTCGGGCGTGCGTCTGAGTACACAGGGGCATATGGGCCTGCTGGGACGCTCGTTCATTCAACAAGTGCCTGGTGTTTACCACCTGGAAGTGGGCAACAAGGGCAATGTTGATACCGATCCCGAACCGCGCGAACGCCTGAAGCAGGCACAGAATCAGGCCATGGCCGACTTTCTGGAAGAGGAGGCCAGCTTGCCGACGGCCACCGCGCCCGTGCAGATGAAAGCCCTGGAGGCCAAACGGGCGCTGTTGGCGCAGATGTTGGCCCAACTGCAAAAGAATGCGCAGGCCACGGCAGGCGGGCAGCCTGATCTGGATGGGGCCTTAAAGCAGTTGCAAGCCCTGCTGGCCAAACTAGATAGCGCTTTGGACAGGCTCGAGCAAGGCAAGTCCGTATCTGAGGAACCCAAAAAAGAAGGGGAGGCAGCGGGCGAGGATACCGGAGACAAGAAGGATACGACGGAGGCAAAGAAGGAAAAAACGTCCAGCGAAAAGTTCAAAGAACTGATGGATGAGATCAATCAATCGGCCAAGAAGGTCAAGGAAGGGACCGATGGCTGGGTTGATCTGTCCTACCTCAAGGCACCGGAAAAGGTGCTGGATATTTCGCTGCTGAATGTCAATCCCATCAAGATATCCACGTCGCTGGGCGCGGAAGTCAGTGCCTCAGCCTCGCTCAAAAGCAGCATTACCGTGGGCTATAGCGTGGGGATCAAGTATAGCGGCTCCAAGGAGCTGGATCTGCGCGACTACACCAAAGTCGAGTTGAGCGATCAGAGCCGCATTACCAAAGGCGATGAGAAGAAGATCATCCTGGGGGCCGAGAAACGGGTGGTGCGCAGTCAAAGCACCAAGGTGGTGGATATGGAGGGCACCTATGGCAAGCAGTCCATTACGGTGGCCAATGCCTACTCGCTGACCAGCCGCACAATCAAGTATGTCGTGGGAACCGGAGGAATCGATACGCTGGTCGCTGGCAATGCCACCGTAACTGGAGCGCCCACGTCTTTGCTGTCCTGGGAAGTCCTGATCTCCAAGATCAAGATCAGCAAGGCTCAGGTCGTGATTAAAGCGGGTAATGCCGGTGTGATTCTGGAATCCATGTCCATGACGGGGCAGCTCAAGGTGAAAGACACGGTGGTTTACATGAAGGCTCCCATGATTGATGTGGCCGGCCAGAACGTACGCATCAATGGCACGGCCTCGGTCAATATCAAGGCCAACGGCATTGTGAAGCTCAATTAG
- the tssH gene encoding type VI secretion system ATPase TssH, which yields MMLVDLKPLFARLNPLCTAAVESAAGLTLARGHYEISIEHLLHRLLSETGSDLAHILAQSQIDSLRLAAQLEDALARFKSGNPGRPVFSPMLTECLQDSWLVASVNLGARHVRSGAVLLALLMRLGYYAAGTPWGESLRALSSEQLHKQFAAWTGASAEQAYEPLDASKGAPPTATSAADSALARFCEDYTAKAARGEIDPVFGRDDEIRQMIDILARRRKNNPICVGEPGVGKTAVVEGLALRIEQGDVPEFLRGTRLLGLDLGLLEAGASVKGEFEQRLRGVIDAIKASPQPIILFVDEAHMLIGAGGASGGSDAANLLKPALARGELRTIAATTWAEYKKYFERDPALTRRFQLIRLDEPDSATAVQILRGLKSRYEAVHGVSVRDDALQAAATLSERYITGRQLPDKAVDLLDTAAARVRISLGVKPAGVERIERRLAGLAREREALERDQAHGHRIEAARLEQIDAHVQQDQQDLDALVERWQAERAAAEQVLDLRQRLARLQADPDKAGPEHGDAAVEPDLSPEDLTQALSQAREQLCRLQGDAPLLFTEVGPDTVAQVVSDWTGVPLGKMQRDGASAVLGLAGQLCQRIRGQDEALAQIAQVLKAAQSGLRDPRQPLGVFLLVGPSGVGKTETALAVADEMFGGEQALTTINMSEFQEKHTVSRLVGSPPGYVGYGEGGVLTEAVRKRPYSVVLLDEVEKAHLDVVNLFYQVFDKGSLADGEGRLIDFSNTVIFLTSNLATDIVTAARVETPPPQTDELAERIRPTLSQHFKPALLARMTVVPYGTLSDEALAQIVQIKLARIVQRLQVSNGLSLEFTPAVAQAIAARCTEVDSGARNIDFILRKSLLPALSDRVLAWMADGDGSTALSVDVGPQASQPWVIRMGS from the coding sequence ATGATGCTCGTTGACTTAAAGCCTTTGTTTGCCAGGCTCAATCCCTTGTGCACAGCGGCCGTGGAGTCTGCCGCAGGCCTGACCCTGGCACGGGGGCATTATGAAATCAGCATTGAGCACCTGTTGCATCGCCTGCTGAGCGAGACGGGCAGCGATCTGGCTCACATTCTGGCCCAGAGCCAGATTGATAGCCTGCGACTGGCCGCCCAATTGGAGGATGCACTGGCACGCTTCAAAAGCGGCAATCCGGGGCGCCCGGTGTTCTCGCCCATGCTGACGGAGTGCTTGCAAGATAGCTGGCTGGTCGCCTCGGTCAATCTGGGGGCCCGCCATGTGCGTAGTGGTGCCGTGTTGCTGGCCTTGTTGATGCGGCTGGGTTATTACGCCGCAGGTACACCGTGGGGCGAGAGTTTGCGTGCCCTCTCCAGTGAGCAATTGCACAAGCAGTTTGCCGCCTGGACTGGGGCGTCGGCTGAGCAGGCTTACGAGCCGCTCGACGCGTCCAAGGGGGCACCGCCCACGGCGACCTCGGCCGCTGATAGCGCACTGGCGCGGTTTTGCGAAGATTACACCGCCAAGGCGGCGCGCGGTGAGATAGATCCGGTATTCGGGCGTGACGATGAGATCCGCCAGATGATCGACATTCTGGCGCGTCGTCGCAAGAACAACCCCATTTGCGTGGGTGAGCCCGGCGTGGGCAAGACAGCGGTGGTCGAGGGGCTGGCCTTGCGCATCGAGCAAGGCGATGTGCCGGAGTTTTTACGCGGTACCCGCTTGCTGGGCCTGGACCTGGGGCTGCTGGAGGCCGGGGCGAGCGTCAAGGGGGAGTTTGAGCAACGGCTACGTGGTGTGATTGATGCCATCAAGGCCTCACCGCAGCCCATTATCTTGTTTGTCGACGAGGCGCATATGCTGATTGGCGCCGGTGGCGCCAGCGGTGGCAGCGATGCCGCCAATCTGCTCAAACCGGCCTTGGCGCGTGGTGAGCTGCGCACCATTGCCGCGACCACCTGGGCCGAGTACAAGAAGTATTTCGAGCGCGATCCGGCCCTGACGCGACGGTTTCAATTGATTCGACTGGACGAGCCTGACAGTGCCACGGCGGTGCAGATACTGCGTGGGCTCAAGAGCCGCTACGAGGCGGTGCATGGTGTGAGCGTGCGCGACGATGCCTTGCAGGCTGCAGCCACCTTGTCGGAGCGCTACATCACGGGTCGACAGTTGCCGGACAAGGCTGTGGATTTATTGGATACGGCAGCAGCCCGCGTGCGTATCAGTCTAGGAGTCAAGCCTGCCGGGGTGGAGCGGATAGAACGTCGTCTGGCGGGTTTGGCCCGCGAGCGTGAGGCCCTGGAACGCGATCAGGCGCACGGTCATCGTATCGAGGCGGCGCGTCTTGAGCAGATCGATGCACACGTGCAGCAGGACCAACAGGATCTGGATGCGTTGGTCGAACGCTGGCAGGCCGAACGGGCAGCTGCCGAGCAGGTCCTGGATTTGCGGCAGCGTCTGGCCCGCTTGCAGGCAGACCCCGATAAGGCCGGACCTGAACACGGTGATGCGGCGGTGGAACCGGACTTGTCGCCCGAGGATTTGACCCAGGCGTTGAGCCAGGCGCGCGAGCAATTGTGCCGCCTGCAGGGCGATGCCCCTCTCTTGTTTACGGAGGTCGGGCCCGATACGGTCGCGCAGGTGGTCTCGGACTGGACCGGCGTGCCACTGGGCAAGATGCAGCGCGATGGGGCCAGTGCCGTGCTGGGACTGGCGGGGCAGTTGTGTCAGCGCATCCGGGGTCAGGATGAGGCCCTCGCGCAGATAGCCCAGGTGCTTAAGGCGGCGCAGTCCGGCTTGCGCGATCCGCGCCAGCCGCTGGGCGTGTTTCTGTTGGTCGGTCCTTCGGGGGTGGGCAAGACAGAAACAGCGCTGGCGGTGGCCGATGAGATGTTCGGCGGTGAGCAGGCGCTGACCACCATCAATATGAGCGAATTTCAGGAAAAACACACTGTCAGCCGGCTGGTCGGCTCACCTCCCGGCTACGTGGGCTATGGCGAAGGCGGCGTGCTGACCGAGGCTGTCAGAAAACGGCCCTACAGTGTGGTGCTGCTGGACGAGGTGGAAAAGGCTCATCTGGATGTGGTCAATCTGTTTTATCAGGTGTTTGACAAAGGCTCGCTGGCCGATGGCGAAGGTCGGCTGATCGACTTTTCCAATACGGTCATTTTCCTGACCAGCAATCTGGCCACCGACATCGTGACGGCCGCCCGGGTCGAGACCCCCCCGCCGCAGACTGATGAACTGGCCGAGCGTATCCGCCCGACACTGTCGCAGCATTTCAAGCCGGCTCTGCTGGCGCGCATGACGGTGGTGCCCTACGGCACGCTGTCGGATGAGGCTTTGGCGCAGATTGTGCAGATAAAACTGGCTCGCATCGTGCAGCGCTTGCAAGTTAGCAATGGGTTGAGTCTGGAATTTACCCCCGCGGTTGCTCAGGCCATTGCGGCGCGTTGTACCGAGGTAGACAGTGGCGCGCGCAATATCGACTTTATTTTGCGCAAGAGCCTGTTGCCGGCGCTGTCTGACCGGGTGTTGGCCTGGATGGCCGACGGTGATGGCTCGACCGCCTTGAGTGTAGATGTGGGCCCGCAGGCATCGCAGCCCTGGGTGATACGGATGGGGAGCTAA
- the tssG gene encoding type VI secretion system baseplate subunit TssG: MASADRSATPVVEAGLLQDLQTQAPQYSFFQAARLLRQHLGDDAALRERLRIRPALTLAFPESDLAKVERGVDGRFHIEANFFGLYGVTSPLPTFYTEDLIQEAMQGYSARRDFIDIVHAALYPLLYQAWEKYRIWLAVHERRDGQRLRQLYALVGLREAPERQDDAQALLPFAGNLGMKSRSALGLQSLLAGLLGGLPVRVHPCAPRFVRIAPVYRSRLGGQACSLGEDSVLGEQVLDCAGNADIEIGPLQAELFHDLLPGAPLFDRVSRTVAWYLQAPLQCELQLWLEPQQRQGACLGRGWQRLGCNTWLGQGRSRVLAERPVRFGLNLFTAENDDHDAR, translated from the coding sequence ATGGCCAGCGCAGATCGGTCAGCAACGCCTGTTGTAGAGGCTGGGCTGCTGCAGGATTTGCAGACCCAGGCCCCTCAATACAGCTTCTTCCAGGCGGCGCGTTTGCTGCGCCAGCATCTGGGCGACGATGCGGCCTTGCGCGAGCGCCTGCGTATTCGGCCGGCACTGACATTGGCATTCCCCGAGTCGGATCTGGCCAAGGTCGAACGCGGTGTCGATGGACGTTTTCATATTGAGGCCAATTTCTTTGGTTTGTATGGGGTGACCTCGCCGCTGCCCACGTTCTATACCGAGGATCTGATTCAAGAAGCGATGCAGGGGTATTCGGCCCGCCGCGATTTTATCGACATTGTGCATGCGGCTCTGTACCCGCTGCTGTATCAGGCCTGGGAAAAGTATCGCATCTGGCTGGCTGTACATGAGCGTCGTGATGGCCAGCGCCTGCGCCAGCTATATGCCCTGGTAGGGCTGCGTGAGGCGCCTGAACGCCAGGATGATGCGCAGGCGCTGCTGCCTTTTGCCGGCAATCTGGGCATGAAGTCACGTTCCGCCTTGGGTTTGCAAAGCCTGTTGGCAGGTTTGTTGGGGGGCTTGCCGGTGCGGGTCCACCCCTGTGCACCGCGCTTTGTCCGCATTGCCCCGGTCTATCGCAGCCGCTTAGGCGGACAGGCCTGTAGTTTGGGTGAGGACAGTGTGCTGGGCGAACAGGTGCTCGATTGCGCCGGCAATGCCGATATCGAAATTGGCCCTTTGCAGGCCGAGTTGTTTCACGACTTATTGCCGGGTGCGCCCTTGTTTGATCGGGTCAGCCGCACCGTGGCCTGGTATTTACAGGCTCCGCTGCAGTGTGAGCTGCAGTTGTGGCTGGAGCCGCAGCAGCGCCAGGGGGCCTGTCTGGGCCGGGGTTGGCAGCGGCTGGGATGCAATACATGGCTGGGCCAAGGCCGTAGCCGCGTACTGGCCGAGCGGCCGGTGCGTTTCGGCTTGAATCTTTTTACTGCGGAGAACGATGATCATGATGCTCGTTGA
- the tssF gene encoding type VI secretion system baseplate subunit TssF yields MLNRYYEQELHNLRSLAAEFGRRNPALAPLLGSAAAVDADVERLLEGVAFMTGLVRQRLDDDFPEFVQSLAQLMFPQFLRPVPCMTIMQYSPRSVTGETLQVPVGTTFSSSGERGERAVFNAIYPVAVEPLRLEHAYWDAGQRASQVPALVLELALTGLDAAQWEGNSLRLWLGGSETVASGLFRILMRDTRAIYVGSPQGSMVRLEPACLRPFGFDPAYPLLPWPAGAHPAWRILHEYFALPEKLRFLELKGLERWRARQGTRLVLRFEFDRLPDWAPEVSVDNFVLHASPAVNLYPLDGQPLYVDHRQPEYRIRPVTGRQGAQIYSVDRVDLRSADGLEQGYQPASDCVPGAQSYHIRVRASALGSGCEHYLSLPGAGLAQDGEQVLSLRLSCTDGSGPDDLRLGEICEATDRSPVRVTFSNITGVTSYREPYLAQDLLWRVLSHMQANQMALSSAESLRKLLLLYLPEQRGESGQRAAGLRQIESIQQVQVQSQRRMVRGMPVQGSTVRIECAGDHFSGPGSLYLFGSVLNEFLSGCATMNTFIALTLHDTVHGETLQWPAQIGQQRLL; encoded by the coding sequence ATGTTGAATCGATACTACGAACAGGAACTGCATAATCTGCGTTCCTTGGCGGCCGAATTTGGGCGTCGCAATCCCGCTCTGGCTCCCTTGCTGGGCAGTGCGGCCGCGGTCGATGCGGATGTAGAGCGTCTGCTCGAAGGCGTGGCCTTCATGACGGGGCTTGTGCGCCAGCGTCTGGACGACGATTTTCCTGAGTTTGTGCAAAGTCTGGCGCAACTGATGTTTCCGCAGTTCCTGCGGCCGGTGCCCTGCATGACCATCATGCAGTACAGTCCGCGCAGCGTGACCGGTGAAACCTTGCAGGTGCCGGTCGGTACGACTTTTTCTTCTTCCGGCGAGCGCGGTGAGCGCGCGGTATTCAATGCGATTTATCCGGTCGCTGTTGAGCCTTTGCGGCTGGAACACGCCTATTGGGATGCAGGCCAGCGCGCCAGTCAGGTGCCGGCGCTGGTGCTGGAACTGGCTCTGACAGGCTTGGATGCCGCTCAATGGGAAGGGAACTCGTTACGGTTGTGGCTGGGCGGCAGCGAGACGGTGGCCAGCGGATTGTTCCGAATTCTTATGCGTGACACGCGCGCCATCTATGTCGGCTCGCCCCAAGGCAGCATGGTACGGCTGGAGCCGGCGTGTCTGCGTCCGTTTGGCTTTGACCCCGCCTATCCTTTATTACCCTGGCCGGCAGGTGCGCATCCGGCCTGGCGCATTTTGCATGAATATTTTGCCCTGCCCGAAAAGCTGCGCTTTCTGGAGCTAAAGGGACTGGAGCGCTGGCGTGCCCGTCAGGGGACGCGATTGGTGCTGCGTTTTGAATTTGACCGTCTGCCCGACTGGGCTCCTGAGGTCAGTGTGGACAATTTTGTCTTGCATGCGAGCCCGGCCGTCAACTTGTATCCCCTGGATGGCCAGCCCTTGTACGTGGATCACCGGCAGCCGGAATATCGTATTCGGCCAGTCACGGGGCGTCAGGGAGCTCAGATTTACAGTGTGGACCGGGTGGACCTGCGCAGTGCGGATGGGCTGGAACAAGGCTATCAGCCGGCCAGCGACTGTGTGCCGGGCGCCCAGTCCTATCACATTCGCGTACGTGCCTCAGCACTGGGATCGGGTTGTGAGCATTATTTAAGCTTGCCAGGCGCTGGGCTGGCGCAAGACGGTGAGCAGGTCCTGTCCTTGCGCCTGAGCTGTACCGACGGCAGCGGGCCGGATGATCTGCGCCTGGGCGAGATTTGCGAGGCGACCGACCGGTCGCCGGTGCGGGTGACTTTTTCTAACATTACCGGGGTCACCTCCTATCGCGAACCCTATCTGGCGCAGGATTTGCTCTGGCGCGTGCTCTCGCACATGCAGGCCAATCAGATGGCGCTGTCCAGCGCCGAGAGTCTGCGCAAATTGCTGTTGCTGTATCTGCCCGAGCAACGCGGGGAGTCCGGGCAGCGAGCCGCCGGATTGCGCCAGATCGAATCTATTCAGCAGGTGCAGGTGCAAAGCCAGCGGCGCATGGTGCGCGGCATGCCTGTCCAGGGCAGTACGGTTCGCATCGAGTGCGCAGGAGATCATTTCTCAGGTCCCGGCAGCCTGTATCTGTTCGGTTCTGTCTTGAACGAATTTTTGTCCGGCTGCGCGACGATGAATACCTTCATCGCCTTGACGTTGCATGACACGGTCCATGGGGAGACGCTGCAATGGCCAGCGCAGATCGGTCAGCAACGCCTGTTGTAG